One Manduca sexta isolate Smith_Timp_Sample1 chromosome 28, JHU_Msex_v1.0, whole genome shotgun sequence DNA window includes the following coding sequences:
- the LOC115449542 gene encoding synaptotagmin-7-like isoform X2, whose protein sequence is MDSLSMLTPSKMMAFLQNRSISLVDMYIDNSEPSENVGQIHFSLEYDFQNTTLILKIIQGKDLPAKDLSGTSDPYVRVTLLPDKKHRLETKIKRRTLNPRWNETFYFEGFPIQKLQSRVLHLHVFDYDRFSRDDSIGEVFLPLCQVDLSEKPSFWKALKPPAKDKCGELLTSLCYHPSNSVLTLTLLKARNLKAKDINGKSDPYVKVWLQFGDKRIEKRKTAIFKCTLNPVFNDSFSFNVPWEKIRECSLDVQVMDFDNIGRNELIGRILLAGKNGSGATETKHWQDMITKPRQTIVQWHRLKPE, encoded by the exons ATGGATTCTCTTTCCATGCTTACTCCTTCAAAAATG ATGGCGTTCCTTCAGAACCGGTCCATCTCCCTGGTGGACATGTACATCGACAACTCGGAACCATCGGAGAACGTCGGACAGATACACTTCTCGCTTGAGTACGACTTCCAGAACACCACGCTGATACTGAAGATCATACAG GGGAAAGACCTGCCGGCGAAGGACTTAAGTGGAACATCAGACCCTTACGTACGCGTCACACTCCTCCCGGATAAGAAGCATCGTCTGGAGACCAAGATCAAGCGTCGAACCCTGAACCCTCGGTGGAATGAAACCTTTTACTTCGAAGGGTTCCCTATACAGAAGCTGCAGAGTCGg GTCCTTCACCTGCACGTGTTCGATTATGATCGGTTCTCGAGGGATGATTCTATCGGGGAGGTGTTCCTTCCCCTCTGCCAG GTGGATCTAAGCGAGAAGCCATCATTCTGGAAGGCGCTGAAGCCCCCAGCGAAGGACAAGTGCGGGGAGCTGCTTACCTCCCTCTGCTACCACCCGAGTAACAGTGTGCTCACCCTCACGCTGCTCAAGGCTAGGAATCTGAAGGCGAAGGACATCAATGGGAAATCAG atCCGTACGTAAAGGTGTGGCTACAGTTCGGCGACAAACGCATAGAGAAACGCAAGACAGCGATATTCAAATGCACCCTGAACCCGGTGTTCAACGACTCGTTCTCGTTCAACGTCCCCTGGGAGAAGATCAGGGAGTGCTCCCTGGACGTCCAGGTGATGGACTTTGATAACATCGGCAGGAACGAGCTGATCGGCAGAATACTTCTGGCTG gCAAAAACGGATCGGGAGCTACAGAAACGAAACACTGGCAGGACATGATCACAAAACCGAGGCAGACGATCGTTCAGTGGCACCGCCTTAAGCCCgagtaa